A window of Poecilia reticulata strain Guanapo linkage group LG23, Guppy_female_1.0+MT, whole genome shotgun sequence genomic DNA:
AATACTATACAGCACAAGGTCATGATTAAGGTCTtgcagtaaatatttatttgtatgtttcataaataaaattgacattgACATGTATTAGGTACTTTTGACATTCAGATCCTCTGGTTGTAAGAGCAGGGAGTTGGAGGATTTTACAATGAGGGGCAGGTGGGGTGGAGCTGCTCTTTGCCCATGTCACCCATGTCAGAAACTGCCACCGCATATGGAAATATGAGTCAGTTAAAATAAGCAATTTTGACGTGGAAAAGTGTGTACAGATCCTGAACCGTTTTTCTTCCCTTGCAGATCTGGGATCCGCTCGCACAGCGCTTCCATCGAGTCATTGCACTGGACTTTCTTGGATTTGGTTTTAGTGACAAACCTGTGAGtctgcatattttattcttttatgttttgatgttttcctgCCTCTTTCCTTCATGCACATGTTTCTCCTACTCCCCCTTTTCTGCAACATCTCAGAGACCCCACAGGTACTCCATCTTTGAACAAGCCAGTATAGTTGAGGCCCTGGTGGCCCACTTGGGTCTGAGCAATCAACGACTCAATTTGATATCTCATGACTATGGAGATACTGTGGCCCTAGAGCTGCTATACAGGTGGGCAATTTATAGCAGGTGTCAAAAGAATCCAGTGGTCAACATTAGTTTCTTTCTCTTAgctgtttttcactttgtttttctcctgaacTAGGAGTGACCAAAATCGGACAGGGCATCTGAACTTCAACAGTCTTTGTCTATCAAATGGAGGTACAGTGTTGGCATTCTTTGGGGAGTAATTGTTACTTTGACAAAAATAGTatgttttgctaaattaatGTATGACGTaaaaaattttgcaaaaatctCTCATAGAATACAATGActttaaaaatttgcaaaaatatctcATAGTGTGACGTAaagaatttgcaaaaaatatctCATAGTGTAGTATGACATTATAAATTAGCAAAAACATCTCAGTCTAGTATGACgtaaaaaattagcaaaaatatttgcaaaaatatcatTCTATACTATGATATACTATAATATATCATATAATATGagtatatatagtatatatcATATACTATGATAGTAGTATATCATACTATGATATAGTATATATCATAGTTTGAGTATGACTATATAGTATATAGTGCGACGTAAAAAATTAGCCAAAATATAACGTCATATTGCTAATTTATGACGTtataaattagcaaaaatatctTAGTCTAGTATGAtgtaaaaatttgcaaaaaatatctCATGGTATAGTATGACGCAAAAAATTTGCTAAATTATCTCATAGTATActatgatgttaaaaatgtgcaaaaatatctGTCTAGTATGACgtaaaaaattagcaaaaatatcttgcgtcaaaatatcaaaaatattggACGTCATATTTTTTATAGTATGACgtaaaaaattagcaaaaattaCTCTTAATGTAGTATGACATTCAAAATGCgcaaaaaagtttgtttgaaatatgTGCTTTTAAACTTACCTGATTCttttgatgtaaaaacaaaagcatggaTAGTCCTGACAGTTTGATTTCCAACAGGAGTATTTCCAGAAACACACCACCCACGGTTGCTTCAGACGGTGAGTGAATCTGCCTTCTTCCTACTTCTTAGCTCATGTAAAGTATAATATTCTATTGTTTCCAATTATTAATAGGGGATAGAATGGATTTTTGGCTGACCTGTCTTTAATTTGTTCCCAAAAGCTGTTGAAGGACTCAAGTATTCTGGCAACATTTCTGACACGCCTCACCAACTTTTTGATCTTCCAGAAGGGGTAAGAGGACCAGAGTGTTgtaaaatatggcaaaaaaaaaaaagaatttcttcacattttctcctTGATCGGCAGCGTTGGAGAAGTATTCGGTCCCTACACTCAGCCCACAGACGCAGAGTTCTGGGACATGTGGACAAGCTTACGCTACAACGACGGCAACCTGGTTTTGGACAGGTGATGATGCGCTTACATGCTCACTGTTTCCGGTTCACTGACATTCAGTTGACTGAATGTGGGGCTTTTCTCTTCTCAGTATTCTCCAGTACATCAATCAGAGATTTCAACATAGAGATCGATGGGTGGGAGCGCTCACAGCCACTCATGCTCCACGTAAGTGGCGCTTGGGTGGAGCAAACCCTTTGTTAAATAGCACGTGATTTTTAAGACCCTCGTTCATCCCCACAATGACCCTCACCTCACCTTGTGTTTCAGTGCATATGATCTACGGACCCCTGGACCCCGTCAACCCCCATCCACAGTTCATCCGTCTTTATATGTGAGTGATCGTGCTTTTACCTCCATGCAAAAGTAATGTTTAAGAATTATGCAGTTAATTAAAATGCACTTGAACTGTGTTTTATTCCATCAGGCATTTGGTGAAAAGGTCAACAGTCACCATTCTGGACGACCACATCAGTCACTACCCACAGCTGGAGGATCCCACCGGTTTCCTAAAGGCTTACTTCAATTTCTTTCACTCTTTCTAACCAGATCGCAAACACATGCTTGCTGTTGGGTATCAAAATCAGAcgaaaaaataacttaaattatttctaaCTACCAATTAAGAATGTTGACTAACTTAAAAGATGAAGCAAATTATTTATATACCCCATGAGATAAATTATTGTCATAGTGAGCATATCTGTTGAACACTATTCCTGCATTGTGAATTACTTTTGATATAATTTTCTACattcttcaaaaacataaatgacttaaaatatcaatttttctttaaataaaattaattttcttaaaaaaaaaaaaagttccaaatTGCATTTTGACCAACTTTATTGTGaagttgaaacaaaaagatggaaaaacagaaaagtttgagTATATGTAGAAGATATAAAACATTTGTACCAGTAATCACAATGACGAGTTAAGCTTCAGGACTGAGGAAGTGATGGATAAGGGCTGCTGCATGCTTTGTGTCGTTGGTTGGCACGTATTTGCAGTTCTAGCCTACAGAAGCAAGGATCACATCGACAACGGTCTCCTCGGTGCTGCGAACCGTCACTTGCATGGTGACGCCATCAGCCAGCGCCAGACGGGCCCGAACCAGGACGTCGTGGCCTCCTCGGAACACACCTGGGCAGAGAAGGCGGGAAGAATGAGGTCACCAGAAGAAACGGGACAACTTGAAATTGTTCCGAGTCTGAAAGATGATATGTGATGTCTTCATTTCAGGAACGTTGTtctctaaaaacaaactttcatccAGGGATCGGACTCACCAGCGAGAAAGAGAACATGAGAGTTCTTGTTTTCAGGAACTTTGTCGGAGCGTTCGCAGGGCTGCATTCCCAGGAAGCTGATGATGTTACCCACCGCCTCTGTGAATGATACAAAAACACCCGGCATCACTTTAATGTGTGATGAAAGCACAGCTTGGTGTGCACAAGCGTCAGCTTTCCTAAAATCATCAAACTGCGTACCATCTAGTGTTCGCACAGACGCCAGGGCAAACGTCTCCTCCTTCTCATTTTCGTCTCCCACTTCCTCCCACGCTGCGCCAAAGTTTGGTTTCAGGACTCTCTGTATGTGATCTGCGACGGTCACCTCCAGGTCCTCCAGCTGAGCAAATGAGAATTCTAATTCAAACCTCAGGTTCAGGCAGATGAAGCCATTTTACCAGCTCCAACTTCAGCTTCACATACCACATATTCATCATCGTAGCCGTCGTCATCAGGCTCTCCTGTGTTGGGGTCACAGTCCCTCACCAGGTACTTCATTGTACAGCTGAATGTGCAGGACACTGCAAGCAGACGGAAACTTGTGGTTGAACTCTAAACCATTCAAATTCAGGGATCCTAACACATTCTTAGGTTTTGCTGGTTCAAATTAATATAGTTCTTAATATGTTTTTCTATAGTTTTTGAAGTTGTACAAACTAGGCCATAAAGATGGTAGTGAGGCTGCTAAATTATAGGAAAGGAATATGAATGTTGACATGGCACCACTTCCATCTGTACATCTGTAACTGGATGCTGTGCTTTGAACTAGATGATTGGGGCAATCAAcacatttgcaaaagaaaaaaaaaaaaaaaaaaaaNNNNNNNNNNNNNNNNNNNNNNNNNNNNNNNNNNNNNNNNNNNNNNNNNNNNNNNNNNNNNNNNNNNNNNNNNNNNNNNNNNNNNNNNNNNNNNNNNNNNNNNNNNNNNNNNNNNNNNNNNNNNNNNNNNNNNNNNNNNNNNNNNNNNNNNNNNNNNNNNNNNNNNNNNNNNNNNNNNNNNNNNNNNNNNNNNNNNNNNNNNNNNNNNNNNNNNNNNNNNNNNNNNNNNNNNNNNNNNNNNNNNNNNNNNNNNNNNNNNNNNNNNNNNNNNNNNNNNNNNNNNNNNNNNNNNNNNNNNNNNNNNNNNNNNNNNNNNNNNNNNNNNNNNNNNNNNNNNNNNNNNNNNNNNNNNNNNNNNNNNNNNNNNNNNNNNNNNNNNNNNNNNNNNNNNNNNNNNNNNNNNNNNNNNNNNNNNNNNNNNNNNNNNNNNNNNNNNNNNNNNNNNNNNNNNNNNNNNNNNNNNNNNNNNNNNNNNNNNNNNNNNNNNNNNNNNNNNNNNNNNNNNNNNNNNNNNNNNNNNNNNNNNNNNNNNNNNNNNNNNNNNNNNNNNNNNNNNNNNNNNNNNNNNNNNNNNNNNNNNNNNNNNNNNNNNNNNNNNNNNNNNNNNNNNNNNNNNNNNNNNNNNNNNNNNNNNNNNNNNNNNNNNNNNNNNNNNNNNNNNNNNNNNNNNNNNNNNNNNNNNNNNNNNNNNNNNNNNNNNNNNNNNNNNNNNNNNNNNNNNNNNNNNNNNNNNNNNNNNNNNNNNNNNNNNNNNNNNNNNNNNNNNNNNNNNNNNNNNNNNNNNNNNNNNNNNNNNNNNNNNNNNNNNNNNNNNNNNNNNNNNNNNNNNNNNNNNNNNNNNNNNNNNNNNNNNNNNNNNNNNNNNNNNNNNNNNNNNNNNNNNNNNNNNNNNNNNNNNNNNNNNNNNNNNNNNNNNNNNNNNNNNNNNNNNNNNNNNNNNNNNNNNNNNNNNNNNNNNNNNNNNNNNNNNNNNNNNNNNNNNNNNNNNNNNNNNNNNNNNNNNNNNNNNNNNNNNNNNNNNNNNNNNNNNNNNNNNNNNNNNNNNNNNNNNNNNNNNNNNNNNNNNNNNNNNNNNNNNNNNNNNNNNNNNNNNNNNNNNNNNNNNNNNNNNNNNNNNNNNNNNNNNNNNNNNNNNNNNNNNNNNNNNNNNNNNNNNNNNNNNNNNNNNNNNNNNNNNNNNNNNNNNNNNNNNNNNNNNNNNNNNNNNNNNNNNNNNNNNNNNNNNNNNNNNNNNNNNNNNNNNNNNNNNNNNNNNNNNNNNNNNNNNNNNNNNNNNNNNNNNNNNNNNNNNNNNNNNNNNNNNNNNNNNNNNNNNNNNNNNNNNNNNNNNNNNNNNNNNNNNNNNNNNNNNNNNNNNNNNNNNNNNNNNNNNNNNNNNNNNNNNNNNNNNNNNNNNNNNNNNNNNNNNNNNNNNNNNNNNNNNNNNNNNNNNNNNNNNNNNNNNNNNNNNNNNNNNNNNNNNNNNNNNNNNNNNNNNNNNNNNNNNNNNNNNNNNNNNNNNNNNNNNNNNNNNNNNNNNNNNNNNNNNNNNNNNNNNNNNNNNNNNNNNNNNNNNNNNNNNNNNNNNNNNNNNNNNNNNNNNNNNNNNNNNNNNNNNNNNNNNNNNNNNNNNNNNNNNNNNNNNNNNNNNNNNNNNNNNNNNNNNNNNNNNNNNNNNNNNNNNNNNNNNNNNNNNNNNNNNNNNNNNNNNNNNNNNNNNNNNNNNNNNNNNNNNNNNNNNNNNNNNNNNNNNNNNNNNNNNNNNNNNNNNNNNNNNNNNNNNNNNNNNNNNNNNNNNNNNNNNNNNNNNNNNNNNNNNNNNNNNNNNNNNNNNNNNNNNNNNNNNNNNNNNNNNNNNNNNNNNNNNNNNNNNNNNNNNNNNNNNNNNNNNNNNNNNNNNNNNNNNNNNNNNNNNNNNNNNNNNNNNNNNNNNNNNNNNNNNNNNNNNNNNNNNNNNNNNNNNNNNNNNNNNNNNNNNNNNNNNNNNNNNNNNNNNNNNNNNNNNNNNNNNNNNNNNNNNNNNNNNNNNNNNNNNNNNNNNNNNNNNNNNNNNNNNNNNNNNNNNNNNNNNNNNNNNNNNNNNNNNNNNNNNNNNNNNNNNNNNNNNNNNNNNNNNNNNNNNNNNNNNNNNNNNNNNNNNNNNNNNNNNNNNNNNNNNNNNNNNNNNNNNNNNNNNNNNNNNNNNNNNNNNNNNNNNNNNNNNNNNNNNNNNNNNNNNNNNNNNNNNNNNNNNNNNNNNNNNNNNNNNNNNNNNNNNNNNNNNNNNNNNNNNNNNNNNNNNNNNNNNNNNNNNNNNNNNNNNNNNNNNNNNNNNNNNNNNNNNNNNNNNNNNNNNNNNNNNNNNNNNNNNNNNNNNNNNNNNNNNNNNNNNNNNNNNNNNNNNNNNNNNNNNNNNNNNNNNNNNNNNNNNNNNNNNNNNNNNNNNNNNNNNNNNNNNNNNNNNNNNNNNNNNNNNNNNNNNNNNNNNNNNNNNNNNNNNNNNNNNNNNNNNNNNNNNNNNNNNNNNNNNNNNNNNNNNNNNNNNNNNNNNNNNNNNNNNNNNNNNNNNNNNNNNNNNNNNNNNNNNNNNNNNNNNNNNNNNNNNNNNNNNNNNNNNNNNNNNNNNNNNNNNNNNNNNNNNNNNNNNNNNNNNNNNNNNNNNNNNNNNNNNNNNNNNNNNNNNNNNNNNNNNNNNNNNNNNNNNNNNNNNNNNNNNNNNNNNNNNNNNNNNNNNNNNNNNNNNNNNNNNNNNNNNNNNNNNNNNNNNNNNNNNNNNNNNNNNNNNNNNNNNNNNNNNNNNNNNNNNNNNNNNNNNNNNNNNNNNNNNNNNNNNNNNNNNNNNNNNNNNNNNNNNNNNNNNNNNNNNNNNNNNNNNNNNNNNNNNNNNNNNNNNNNNNNNNNNNNNNNNNNNNNNNNNNNNNNNNNNNNNNNNNNNNNNNNNNNNNNNNNNNNNNNNNNNNNNNNNNNNNNNNNNNNNNNNNNNNNNNNNNNNNNNNNNNNNNNNNNNNNNNNNNNNNNNNNNNNNNNNNNNNNNNNNNNNNNNNNNNNNNNNNNNNNNNNNNNNNNNNNNNNNNNNNNNNNNNNNNNNNNNNNNNNNNNNNNNNNNNNNNNNNNNNNNNNNNNNNNNNNNNNNNNNNNNNNNNNNNNNNNNNNNNNNNNNNNNNNNNN
This region includes:
- the copg2 gene encoding coatomer subunit gamma-2 → MKYLVRDCDPNTGEPDDDGYDDEYVLEDLEVTVADHIQRVLKPNFGAAWEEVGDENEKEETFALASVRTLDEAVGNIISFLGMQPCERSDKVPENKNSHVLFLAGVFRGGHDVLVRARLALADGVTMQVTVRSTEETVVDVILASVG
- the mest gene encoding mesoderm-specific transcript homolog protein, which encodes MREWWIHVGLICVPLVAVYLHIPPPHLSATLQKWHSAGDFFHFRGKKIFYRDSYGALGSSDVVLLLHGFPTSSYDWNKIWDPLAQRFHRVIALDFLGFGFSDKPRPHRYSIFEQASIVEALVAHLGLSNQRLNLISHDYGDTVALELLYRSDQNRTGHLNFNSLCLSNGGVFPETHHPRLLQTLLKDSSILATFLTRLTNFLIFQKGVGEVFGPYTQPTDAEFWDMWTSLRYNDGNLVLDSILQYINQRFQHRDRWVGALTATHAPLHMIYGPLDPVNPHPQFIRLYMHLVKRSTVTILDDHISHYPQLEDPTGFLKAYFNFFHSF